In Canis lupus familiaris isolate Mischka breed German Shepherd chromosome 9, alternate assembly UU_Cfam_GSD_1.0, whole genome shotgun sequence, a single window of DNA contains:
- the AGPAT2 gene encoding 1-acyl-sn-glycerol-3-phosphate acyltransferase beta isoform X2, whose translation MHLCSVSAWSPAFPAGPLRRIIQWFVLSFKYVFGLRFEIKGRQKLELDHPCVIISNHQSILDMMGLMEALPERCVQIAKRELLFLGPVGLIMYLGGIFFINRQHSRTAVTVMADVGERMVRENLKVWIYPEGTRNDNGDLLPFKKGAFYLAIQTQVPIIPIVYSSFSSFYNPKTKLFSSGTIRVEVLDAIPTSGLTVADVPKLMDTCHQAMRTTFFRISKIAQENGATARQGS comes from the exons GATCATCCAATGGTTTGTCCTGAGCTTCAAGTATGTATTTGGCCTTCGTTTCGAGATAAAGGGTCGCCAGAAGCTGGAGTTGGACCACCCCTGTGTCATCATTTCTAACCACCAGAGCATCCTGGACATGATGG GCCTTATGGAGGCCCTACCCGAGCGCTGTGTGCAGATCGCCAAGCGGGAGCTGCTCTTCTTGGGGCCTGTGGGCCTGATTATGTACCTCGGGGGCATCTTCTTCATCAACCGGCAGCACTCCAGGACCGCTGTCACCGTGATGGCCGATGTAGGCGAGCGCATGGTCAGGGAGAAT ctcaAAGTATGGATCTATCCTGAGGGCACACGGAATGACAATGGAGACCTGCTACCTTTCAAGAAAGGTGCCTTCTACCTGGCCATCCAGACCCAG GTGCCTATCATCCCCATCGTCTACTCCAGCTTCTCCTCCTTCTACAACCCCAAGACGAAGCTCTTCAGCTCAG GAACAATCAGGGTGGAGGTGCTGGATGCCATCCCCACCAGCGGCCTCACAGTCGCAGACGTCCCCAAGCTTATGGACACCTGCCACCAGGCCATGAGGACCACGTTCTTCCGCATATCCAAGATCGCCCAGGAGAATGGGGCCACTGCGAGGCAGGGCTCCTAG